Proteins encoded within one genomic window of Ursus arctos isolate Adak ecotype North America unplaced genomic scaffold, UrsArc2.0 scaffold_7, whole genome shotgun sequence:
- the SMNDC1 gene encoding survival of motor neuron-related-splicing factor 30 isoform X2 has product MEVIELTKDLLSTQPSETLASSDSFASTQPTHSWKVGDKCMAIWSEDGQCYEAEIEEIDEENGTAAITFAGYGNAEVTPLLNLKPVEEGRKAKEDSGNKPMSKKEMIAQQREYKKKKALKKAQRIKELEQEREDQKVKWQQFNNRAYSKNKKGQVKRSIFASPESVTGKVGVGTCGIADKPMTQYQDTSKYNVRHLMPQ; this is encoded by the exons ATG gaagtTATAGAACTAACCAAAGACCTTCTATCAACTCAACCTTCTGAAACTCTTGCAAGTTCAGACAGTTTTGCTTCTACTCAGCCCACTCATTCATGGAAAGTAGGAGACAAGTGTATGGCAATCTGGAGTGAAGATGGACA GTGTTATGAAGCGGAGATCGAGGAGATAGATGAAGAAAACGGCACTGCTGCAATCACCTTTGCTGGCTACGGCAATGCTGAAGTGACCCCACTGTTGAACCTCAAGCctgtagaagaaggaaggaaggcaaaggaGGACAGTGGCAACAAACCCATGTCAAA aaaagaaatgattgcCCAGCAGCGtgaatataaaaagaagaaagctttgAAAAAAGCACAGAGAATAAAAGAACTTGAGCAGGAAAGAGAGGACCAGAAGGTTAAATGGCAACAGTTCAACAACAGAGcctattctaaaaacaaaaaaggccaG GTAAAAAGGAGTATTTTTGCTTCACCTGAGAGTGTAACCGGAAAAGTTGGAGTAGGAACTTGTGGAATTGCTGATAAACCTATGACACAATATCAAGATACCTCTAAATACAATGTCAGGCATTTGATGCCTCAATAA
- the SMNDC1 gene encoding survival of motor neuron-related-splicing factor 30 isoform X1 gives MSEDLAKQLASYKAQLQQVEAALSGNGENEDLLKLKKDLQEVIELTKDLLSTQPSETLASSDSFASTQPTHSWKVGDKCMAIWSEDGQCYEAEIEEIDEENGTAAITFAGYGNAEVTPLLNLKPVEEGRKAKEDSGNKPMSKKEMIAQQREYKKKKALKKAQRIKELEQEREDQKVKWQQFNNRAYSKNKKGQVKRSIFASPESVTGKVGVGTCGIADKPMTQYQDTSKYNVRHLMPQ, from the exons atGTCAGAGGATCTAGCAAAGCAGCTGGCAAGCTACAAAGCTCAACTCCAGCAAGTTGAAGCTGCATTGTCTGGAAACGGAGAAAATGAAGATTtgctaaaattaaagaaagatttaCAA gaagtTATAGAACTAACCAAAGACCTTCTATCAACTCAACCTTCTGAAACTCTTGCAAGTTCAGACAGTTTTGCTTCTACTCAGCCCACTCATTCATGGAAAGTAGGAGACAAGTGTATGGCAATCTGGAGTGAAGATGGACA GTGTTATGAAGCGGAGATCGAGGAGATAGATGAAGAAAACGGCACTGCTGCAATCACCTTTGCTGGCTACGGCAATGCTGAAGTGACCCCACTGTTGAACCTCAAGCctgtagaagaaggaaggaaggcaaaggaGGACAGTGGCAACAAACCCATGTCAAA aaaagaaatgattgcCCAGCAGCGtgaatataaaaagaagaaagctttgAAAAAAGCACAGAGAATAAAAGAACTTGAGCAGGAAAGAGAGGACCAGAAGGTTAAATGGCAACAGTTCAACAACAGAGcctattctaaaaacaaaaaaggccaG GTAAAAAGGAGTATTTTTGCTTCACCTGAGAGTGTAACCGGAAAAGTTGGAGTAGGAACTTGTGGAATTGCTGATAAACCTATGACACAATATCAAGATACCTCTAAATACAATGTCAGGCATTTGATGCCTCAATAA